The sequence AATATGATATGCTGAAAAAACGCATGGCATCCAGCACTTATGTTCCGATGGCTCAATTTCAACTTGCGCAAAGTTACTATCGTCTTTCTCCGCGTTCCACATTAGACCAGCGATATACGAATAAAGCGATTGATGAGTTTCAAACATTTTTAGAATATTATCCGCAACACGATAGCGCAGGTTCTGCGAGTGAAAAAATAAAACGACTCAACGGGCGATTAGCAAAAAAAGAATTTGATATTGCAGTATTGTATATGACACTCGAAGAATACCTTTCGGCGCAGCATTATTTTGAAAACATCCTCGAGCGGTTTCACGATACGGAATTTGCAGAACAAGCGCAATTAGGAATTGCGCAATCATTCGTTTCACGAAAGAAATTGGAAAAAGCAAAAGAAGCGTTGAGCGTATTTTTTCTTAAATACCCGGAAAGCAAATGGAAAGAACAAGCGCAACAATTAAAAAGAAGTATCGAAACGGAATTAAAGGAACAACCGGCGCATATTCCCGAAAAACGAACAGAGAGTGATTATTAACGTATGAAAAAAAAATATACCATAGCAACAAACCATGCGTTGAAAACCGTTAAAGATTCGCAAACGGAAATGATTGAACTCGTGCTTCCCAACGACACGAATCAGTTAGGCGCATTACTTGGCGGAAAACTGATGCATTGGATTGATATTGCCGCCGCTATCGCTGCGCAACGACACTGCGGAAAAGTGTGTGTTACGGCTTCCGTTGATGAAATCAATTTTCATCATCCGATTCGATTGGGAGAAGTCGTAACATTGCGCGCTTCCGTCAATCGCGTTTTTACGACTTCAATGGAAGTAGGAGTTCAGGCAACGTCGGAAAATTTATTAACGGGAGAAAAGAAAAAGTCTAACACTGCATATTTAACGTTTGTTGCGCTTGATAGCAACGGGAAGCCGACAAATGTATCACCGATCATTCCCGAAACGAAAGACGAAAAACGTCGTTTTCGCGAAGCGTTGATTCGCCGCGAACGACGATTACAACACCGAACAAATGTGTTATCAGCGTAGCGTATGATGGGGAGGTTACATTGGTTGAGTACGTAGAGCCGTTTATTATAACAAAAGCGTACGATAATGTTCGTTTGATTGTTGCGCTTTGCGTTGTTTTATGCGTTTGCGGAGTAACCGCGCAACCGTTAAAACAGCGAGCAGGATATGGAATTGTTCATGAATTTTCGACACCACAAAATCCGCAGGAACTTTTTGTTGCTAATGTGAATGAAAATTTTCACAGCGAATTTGGTGTTCGTTCACGAAATGTGTTCGCGCTCTTTCGAAAAAATTCGTTCGGGTTTTGGGTGAAAAAGGAATTTTCTCTTCATCAACAAAGTTCGTCGGTAACAGTCGGCGATTTCAATAACGATGGAATGGACGATATCGCGTTTCTGGAATCGTCTCCAACAACGGTGGAAGTATTTTGGGGAAGCGAGCGAGATTTTTTATACTCAACGTTACTGTTTACTACAAAACAACCGTATGAAAAAATACTCGCTACCGATATCAACGGAGACGGATTCAAGGATATGTTATTGTTCGGAAAAAAAACACAGGGCGTTGGCGCTTTAATGCAAAGTAAAGATGGAGAATTTCGCCTAACGGCAACACTATGCAAAGATATTTCCGTTG is a genomic window of Ignavibacteria bacterium containing:
- a CDS encoding acyl-CoA thioesterase, yielding MKKKYTIATNHALKTVKDSQTEMIELVLPNDTNQLGALLGGKLMHWIDIAAAIAAQRHCGKVCVTASVDEINFHHPIRLGEVVTLRASVNRVFTTSMEVGVQATSENLLTGEKKKSNTAYLTFVALDSNGKPTNVSPIIPETKDEKRRFREALIRRERRLQHRTNVLSA
- the bamD gene encoding outer membrane protein assembly factor BamD — its product is MNQSVINFLKTILNTNQGTFYVLLVAMFGCSSQELIKQRTAEECFQKGKELLLEENYLEAIEEFKIVGLQYSGSEYADDAQYYLGECYYEREEFLLAAFEYDMLKKRMASSTYVPMAQFQLAQSYYRLSPRSTLDQRYTNKAIDEFQTFLEYYPQHDSAGSASEKIKRLNGRLAKKEFDIAVLYMTLEEYLSAQHYFENILERFHDTEFAEQAQLGIAQSFVSRKKLEKAKEALSVFFLKYPESKWKEQAQQLKRSIETELKEQPAHIPEKRTESDY